The Arachis ipaensis cultivar K30076 chromosome B07, Araip1.1, whole genome shotgun sequence genome includes a window with the following:
- the LOC107606159 gene encoding protein EXORDIUM — translation MATLFSSQCFIKIFLLISLFQLSLAARNMKELVQDQSQLLRYHNGPLLYGKISVNLIWYGQFKPSQKAIVSDFITSLTSPPQTNQPSVATWWKTTEKYYHLTSKKKGTSSLSLSLGKQILDESYSLGKSLTSKNLVELASKGDQKDAINVVLTSADVAVEGFCMSRCGTHGSSSSPSPLKGKNNKFAYIWVGNSETQCPGQCAWPFHQPIYGPQSPPLVAPNNDVGLDGMVINLASLLAGTATNPFGNGYYQGPAEAPLEASSACPGVYGKGAYPGYAGNLLVDSATGASYNANGGNGRKYLLPALYDPSTSSCSTLV, via the coding sequence atgGCCACTTTATTTTCTTCTCAATGCTTTATCAAAATCTTTCTTCTCATTTCACTCTTCCAACTTTCTTTAGCTGCTAGAAACATGAAGGAGCTGGTTCAAGACCAATCCCAGCTACTCCGCTACCATAACGGTCCGTTACTGTACGGGAAAATCTCCGTTAACCTCATATGGTACGGTCAGTTCAAACCCTCCCAAAAGGCCATAGTCTCCGACTTCATAACCTCCCTCACATCACCGCCTCAAACCAACCAACCATCCGTTGCCACGTGGTGGAAAACCACCGAGAAATACTACCACCTCACCTCCAAGAAGAAGGGAACTTCCTCTCTTTCACTTTCACTGGGAAAACAGATTCTCGATGAGAGTTACTCTCTGGGGAAATCCTTAACGAGCAAGAATCTCGTTGAGTTGGCATCAAAGGGGGACCAGAAAGACGCCATCAACGTCGTTCTAACCTCCGCTGACGTGGCAGTGGAAGGCTTCTGTATGTCCCGCTGCGGGACCCacggttcttcttcttctccttctcctttgaAGGGAAAGAATAACAAGTTCGCTTACATCTGGGTTGGTAACTCCGAGACACAATGCCCGGGCCAGTGCGCGTGGCCCTTCCATCAGCCCATCTACGGGCCTCAAAGCCCGCCACTTGTTGCTCCAAACAACGACGTGGGCCTAGACGGTATGGTCATCAACCTTGCTAGCCTTTTGGCAGGAACCGCCACTAACCCCTTCGGGAACGGTTACTACCAGGGCCCAGCTGAGGCGCCTCTAGAAGCTTCTTCAGCTTGCCCTGGGGTTTATGGAAAAGGTGCATACCCTGGCTATGCTGGGAACTTGTTGGTGGATTCCGCAACCGGTGCTAGCTACAATGCAAATGGTGGTAATGGAAGGAAGTACTTGCTTCCTGCTCTCTATGATCCTTCTACGTCTTCTTGCTCAACGCTCGTGTGA